From the Salinibacter grassmerensis genome, one window contains:
- a CDS encoding HAD hydrolase-like protein, with protein sequence MRLLLFDIDGTLVRVNGRGREAVNAALSSLMDQPISADGVTFSGRTDPAIVEAVLTHNGLSATDAMIEDVISTYVETMRDVLTPADVEVLPGVSDLLTKLDTHPDVHLGLVTGNVEPIAYEKLSTHGLDEYFPVGAFGSDHAERNRLPELATRRAADHTGHAFRTHEHAVVVGDTAHDIECARAAGAQAVAVCTGRYGRNDLSQHDPDLLFDSLPGPAAFLRQTLSD encoded by the coding sequence ATGAGGCTTCTTCTCTTCGACATCGACGGGACCCTTGTTCGGGTGAATGGGCGTGGCCGTGAGGCCGTCAACGCCGCCCTGTCGTCGCTCATGGACCAGCCGATTTCCGCGGACGGCGTGACGTTTTCCGGCCGGACGGACCCGGCCATCGTCGAGGCGGTGCTGACGCACAACGGCCTGTCCGCGACCGACGCCATGATCGAGGACGTGATTTCGACGTACGTGGAGACTATGCGGGACGTCCTTACGCCGGCCGACGTGGAGGTCCTGCCGGGGGTCTCGGACCTACTGACCAAGCTGGACACCCACCCGGACGTACACCTCGGACTGGTCACGGGGAACGTCGAGCCCATCGCGTACGAGAAGCTGTCCACGCACGGCCTGGACGAGTATTTCCCTGTTGGGGCCTTCGGCAGCGACCACGCGGAGCGGAACCGCTTGCCGGAACTGGCCACCCGACGGGCCGCCGACCACACGGGCCACGCCTTCCGCACCCACGAGCACGCCGTCGTCGTCGGCGACACAGCGCATGACATCGAGTGTGCGCGGGCCGCCGGCGCACAGGCGGTGGCGGTCTGCACCGGTCGCTACGGACGAAACGACTTGTCACAACACGACCCCGATCTGCTGTTCGATTCTCTTCCGGGACCGGCTGCCTTTCTCCGTCAGACGCTGTCGGACTGA
- the polA gene encoding DNA polymerase I, with product MSAPDAAPDDNALYLIDAMSLAYRAHYIFISRPLINSKGQNTSAAYGFTNSLLKLIEDHDIEHAAVVFDEGEEDTFRKEMYDDYKANRDPPPEELLENIPYIKEIVKGLDIPVLEEPGVEADDVIGALAKQAEADDADVVIVSPDKDFKQLLSDKVSIYKPAKGDQDFEIKTGDTFREEYGLDPAQFVDMLALMGDSSDNVPGVYGIGEKTAQKLLREYDSVENLIDHADDLSGKRAREGMQEHAEEARLSKRLVRIRTELDVGLDWHELQRRELDEEKLTSLFQELEFDSFGDRLGIEGEDGFEDETDEDDPDLQFDFGPYEKVQELDPESVDYDVVRTEEELRDFADRLADETRYAFDAEATSRDPMTAGLVGLSFSSEAETATYVPTPLPDDTPTDTVLDVLRPVLERETEKLGHNLKYDLLLLKQHGVEVSGTLFDTMVAHYLVAPEENHNLDDVARSVLNYKMVPIADLIGDDTDRDSMREVDVETAAPYACEDADISYRLADELEAQLDEGNVLDVAHDIEFPLVHVLATMEHTGIRLDTDVLDDILAGLEERLSGIEDEVFELAGEEFNINSTQQLGEILFEKLDLPVVSKTPTGKPSTKESVLQELSTEHEIPGLVLDWRSTYKLKSTYLDSLGELVHPETERLHTSFNQTRTATGRLSSSDPNLQNIPIRTEMGRQVRRAFVPKDGWALLSADYAQIELRILAAMSGDEPMKETFQDGGDIHTDAAARVYGIDPEDVTPEQRSKAKEVNYGIPYGISPWGLAQRMRMPVDEAQDIIKQYRKSYPGVSQLLNELVEKAQDKGYAETLLGRRRYLPDIDSSNSNARSAAERVAVNMPIQGTQADMIKIAMNRIHDRLAHDDWATQMLLQVHDELVFEVPPDELEAVQTLIDDEMREALPLDDVPVVVDMDSGDNWLEAH from the coding sequence ATGTCCGCCCCCGATGCCGCCCCGGATGACAATGCTCTGTACCTCATCGACGCGATGTCGTTGGCCTACCGGGCGCACTATATCTTCATCAGCAGGCCCCTCATCAACTCGAAGGGGCAGAATACCTCCGCGGCGTACGGGTTCACGAACTCCCTGCTCAAATTGATCGAGGACCACGACATCGAGCACGCCGCGGTGGTGTTCGACGAGGGGGAGGAGGACACCTTCCGGAAAGAGATGTACGACGACTACAAGGCCAACCGGGATCCGCCGCCGGAAGAACTGCTGGAGAACATCCCCTACATCAAGGAGATCGTGAAGGGGCTCGACATTCCGGTGCTGGAAGAGCCGGGCGTGGAGGCCGACGACGTGATTGGTGCGCTCGCAAAACAGGCCGAGGCGGACGACGCGGACGTGGTCATCGTGTCGCCCGACAAGGACTTCAAGCAGCTGCTCAGCGACAAGGTCTCGATCTATAAGCCGGCCAAGGGAGACCAGGACTTCGAAATTAAGACCGGAGACACCTTTCGGGAGGAATACGGCCTGGATCCGGCCCAATTTGTCGACATGCTGGCCCTGATGGGCGACAGCAGTGACAACGTGCCAGGCGTGTACGGCATCGGGGAGAAGACCGCCCAGAAGCTTTTGCGGGAGTACGACTCCGTAGAAAACCTCATCGACCACGCCGACGACCTGAGCGGAAAGCGGGCACGAGAGGGCATGCAGGAGCACGCCGAGGAGGCGCGCCTCAGCAAGCGACTTGTTCGCATCCGCACCGAGTTGGACGTGGGCCTCGACTGGCACGAGCTCCAGCGGCGCGAGCTGGACGAGGAGAAGCTCACGTCCCTCTTTCAGGAGCTGGAGTTTGATTCCTTCGGCGACCGTCTCGGCATCGAAGGGGAGGACGGGTTCGAGGACGAGACGGATGAGGACGATCCGGACCTGCAATTTGACTTCGGCCCCTACGAGAAGGTTCAAGAGCTCGATCCGGAGTCCGTCGACTACGACGTCGTCCGGACGGAGGAGGAGCTCCGTGACTTCGCCGATCGGCTCGCGGACGAGACCCGCTATGCGTTCGATGCGGAGGCGACCTCCCGAGACCCCATGACGGCGGGCCTCGTGGGCCTGTCCTTCAGCTCTGAGGCGGAGACGGCCACCTACGTCCCGACCCCCCTCCCCGACGACACCCCGACCGATACGGTCCTCGACGTGCTGCGGCCGGTGCTGGAGCGTGAGACCGAAAAGCTCGGACACAATCTGAAATACGACCTGCTCCTGCTGAAGCAGCACGGCGTCGAGGTGAGCGGGACGCTGTTCGACACGATGGTGGCTCACTACCTGGTGGCCCCCGAGGAGAACCACAACCTGGACGACGTGGCGCGGTCGGTCCTCAACTACAAGATGGTTCCGATTGCGGACCTGATTGGGGATGACACCGACCGGGACTCGATGCGCGAGGTGGACGTGGAGACGGCCGCCCCCTACGCCTGCGAGGACGCCGACATTTCGTACCGCCTGGCGGACGAGCTGGAGGCGCAATTGGACGAGGGAAACGTGCTCGACGTGGCCCACGACATCGAGTTTCCGCTCGTGCACGTGCTCGCCACGATGGAGCACACCGGCATTCGCCTCGACACGGACGTGCTCGACGACATCTTGGCCGGGCTGGAAGAGCGCCTCAGCGGCATCGAAGATGAAGTGTTCGAGCTCGCCGGGGAAGAGTTCAACATCAACTCCACCCAGCAGCTCGGCGAAATTCTGTTCGAGAAGCTCGATCTTCCGGTCGTCTCCAAGACGCCGACCGGCAAGCCGTCGACCAAGGAGAGCGTGCTGCAAGAGCTCTCCACCGAGCACGAAATTCCAGGGCTCGTCCTGGACTGGCGTTCAACGTACAAGCTCAAGAGCACGTACCTCGACAGCCTCGGCGAGCTTGTCCACCCCGAGACGGAGCGTCTGCACACCAGCTTCAACCAGACCCGTACGGCCACGGGACGGCTCTCGTCGAGCGATCCGAACCTCCAAAATATTCCCATCCGCACCGAGATGGGCCGGCAGGTCCGGCGCGCCTTTGTGCCGAAGGACGGGTGGGCCCTGCTCTCGGCCGACTACGCACAGATCGAACTGCGCATCCTCGCCGCCATGAGTGGAGACGAACCCATGAAGGAGACCTTTCAGGATGGGGGCGACATTCACACCGACGCCGCGGCCCGGGTGTACGGCATCGACCCTGAGGACGTGACGCCCGAGCAGCGCAGCAAGGCAAAGGAGGTGAACTACGGCATTCCGTACGGCATCTCGCCGTGGGGCCTTGCCCAGCGGATGCGCATGCCGGTCGATGAGGCGCAGGACATCATCAAGCAGTACCGGAAGTCGTACCCTGGGGTCTCGCAGCTCCTGAACGAGCTGGTGGAGAAGGCCCAGGACAAGGGCTACGCAGAGACGCTTCTGGGGCGCCGTCGCTACCTGCCCGACATCGACAGCTCGAACAGCAACGCGCGCAGTGCCGCCGAGCGGGTGGCGGTGAACATGCCCATTCAGGGCACGCAGGCGGACATGATCAAGATCGCGATGAACCGCATCCACGACCGGCTCGCCCATGACGACTGGGCGACGCAGATGCTGTTGCAGGTGCACGATGAACTCGTCTTCGAGGTGCCCCCGGACGAGCTGGAGGCCGTACAGACCCTGATCGACGACGAGATGCGCGAGGCCTTGCCCCTCGACGACGTGCCCGTGGTCGTCGACATGGACTCCGGCGACAACTGGCTCGAAGCACACTGA
- a CDS encoding PAS domain-containing sensor histidine kinase, translating into MVRLVLTFSSLLRPDDGAFSSDEGDRIQLYRLMSLLGAFLITSLSILYRLSGLESASPMWAYLGLSGLFGGLFLLSYASMWIRRHYVPLVWGLMYLQMIWVTAIATANDFESEYGLALLLVYASIGVVIELGAQSLRPVLWFLGFGGLATAGGLLLTPAPELKPSVLLAIMFVVGLTVSFSLRGRMTIRQQRDLLDRLVETSPGAIVRLDQEGTFVQANGRVKEVLRSSEDELLGRTYGELEWTLTPFGEETMSKEEVPFHRVLGTDGSVCDAEFSIQWPDGTQRVLSVSGAPLQTEEKSREAVFHLRDITDRVRREKTLQVVKERYQTLVENFPDGGVFLFDEDLRFRLAGGQGLESAGLSRSEVEGKTPHDLFPDEIAQEHVRHFRRALNGEKCVYEQEYEGQRYRVQTLPIRGEEGDVPSGLAVSQDITERQERERRLRQSETLFQNAQDALFLLDVHEGEDGRTFKYRRVNPVYEQQFGYTEAEVRGRSPWEVFGGDIGHFMMEKCRQCVRHQEAFLYEETIPLGERATYWKTRIAPVVVEGNVRQIVGTTRNITEQHRRQENLERQNDLFDRAQEIADVGAWEYDVRADEGNWTKKAYEILGFPYDADPNPREAVKYYHPEDQSRVREALRTALHEGTSSDLEVRLKAGQGLRWARIRGEPQWEDGEVVRIRGTIQDITERKRRERALREAKQEAEKASRLKSSMLANMSHEIRTPLTSIIGFAEATNAEAKELDLPDDSPLQRYAELIEQSGKRLLETLEGVLNLSKLEAGEMKLEAHPVDLVEEAGAVAEELRPRAEEKEVLLHLETEEAWAEADEGGVQILARNLLSNAVKYTEEGGRVWIRTYREGRSVAFEVEDTGIGMDPETAEGLFEPFRQASEGFSREYQGTGIGLAVTKETTMQMEGTIDVETEKGEGTRITVWLPKAHDVE; encoded by the coding sequence ATGGTTCGGCTTGTCCTGACGTTTTCTTCGCTGCTTCGCCCCGACGACGGAGCGTTCTCGTCCGATGAGGGGGATCGCATCCAGCTCTATCGTCTGATGAGTCTCCTCGGGGCGTTCCTGATTACGTCCCTCAGCATTCTCTATCGGCTGTCTGGGCTTGAGTCGGCGAGTCCCATGTGGGCGTATCTCGGCCTGTCGGGCCTGTTCGGAGGGCTTTTCCTGCTGTCCTACGCCTCCATGTGGATCCGACGCCATTACGTGCCGCTGGTGTGGGGGCTGATGTATCTCCAGATGATCTGGGTTACGGCCATCGCCACCGCAAACGACTTCGAAAGCGAGTATGGGCTTGCCCTCTTGCTCGTGTACGCCTCCATCGGGGTCGTCATTGAACTCGGCGCTCAGTCATTGCGGCCGGTTCTCTGGTTCCTCGGGTTTGGGGGCCTGGCCACGGCTGGAGGGCTGCTCCTGACCCCTGCCCCGGAACTAAAGCCCTCGGTCTTGCTCGCAATCATGTTCGTTGTGGGGCTCACGGTCAGTTTTTCCCTCCGGGGCCGGATGACGATTCGACAACAGCGCGATCTCCTGGACCGCCTCGTGGAGACCAGTCCAGGGGCGATCGTTCGCCTCGATCAGGAGGGGACCTTTGTCCAGGCGAATGGGCGAGTGAAAGAGGTCCTCCGGAGCAGTGAAGATGAACTCCTTGGTCGGACGTATGGGGAGTTGGAGTGGACCCTGACGCCGTTCGGGGAAGAGACCATGTCGAAGGAGGAGGTCCCGTTCCACCGTGTCTTGGGGACGGATGGGTCGGTCTGCGACGCGGAGTTCTCAATCCAATGGCCCGATGGCACCCAACGGGTTCTATCGGTAAGCGGGGCCCCCCTCCAGACGGAGGAAAAAAGCCGGGAGGCTGTCTTTCACCTGCGTGACATCACGGATCGGGTGCGGCGCGAGAAGACCCTCCAGGTGGTAAAGGAACGATACCAGACGCTGGTCGAAAATTTTCCGGACGGGGGGGTGTTCCTTTTCGACGAAGACCTCCGATTTCGGCTTGCCGGGGGGCAGGGGCTGGAGAGCGCAGGACTCTCCCGGTCGGAGGTCGAAGGCAAGACCCCGCATGACCTGTTTCCCGATGAGATCGCCCAGGAACACGTCAGGCACTTCCGGCGCGCGTTGAACGGGGAAAAGTGTGTCTACGAACAAGAATACGAAGGGCAGCGCTACCGCGTACAGACGCTTCCAATTCGGGGGGAAGAAGGCGACGTCCCCTCCGGACTCGCGGTTTCTCAAGACATTACCGAGCGGCAGGAGCGAGAACGGCGCCTTCGACAGTCCGAAACGCTTTTTCAGAATGCCCAGGATGCCCTTTTTCTTCTCGACGTGCACGAGGGGGAGGACGGGCGGACGTTCAAGTATCGGCGTGTGAATCCCGTCTACGAGCAACAGTTTGGCTACACCGAAGCGGAGGTTCGTGGGCGCTCTCCATGGGAGGTGTTTGGAGGAGACATCGGGCACTTCATGATGGAGAAGTGTCGGCAGTGTGTGCGGCACCAAGAGGCCTTTTTGTACGAGGAGACCATCCCGCTGGGGGAGCGGGCGACGTACTGGAAGACCCGCATTGCCCCTGTGGTCGTCGAGGGGAATGTGCGCCAGATCGTGGGGACCACACGCAACATCACCGAGCAGCATCGACGCCAGGAGAACCTGGAGCGACAGAATGATCTCTTCGACCGTGCACAAGAGATTGCGGACGTCGGGGCCTGGGAGTACGACGTGCGGGCCGACGAAGGAAACTGGACGAAGAAGGCGTACGAGATTCTCGGGTTTCCCTACGACGCGGATCCGAATCCGAGAGAGGCGGTGAAGTATTACCATCCGGAAGACCAGTCCCGCGTCCGAGAGGCACTGCGCACGGCCCTCCACGAGGGCACGTCGTCGGACCTGGAAGTGCGGCTGAAAGCCGGCCAGGGGCTCCGGTGGGCGCGCATCCGTGGGGAGCCGCAGTGGGAGGACGGAGAGGTGGTGCGCATCCGGGGGACGATTCAGGACATCACAGAACGGAAGCGGCGCGAGCGGGCCCTCCGTGAGGCAAAGCAGGAGGCGGAGAAGGCGAGCCGACTCAAGTCGTCGATGCTCGCTAACATGAGCCATGAGATCCGCACGCCGCTCACCTCGATTATCGGATTTGCCGAGGCGACCAATGCCGAGGCCAAAGAACTCGACCTGCCGGACGACAGTCCGCTGCAGAGGTACGCCGAATTGATCGAGCAGAGCGGGAAGCGCCTGCTGGAGACCCTGGAGGGGGTGTTGAATCTCTCCAAGCTGGAAGCCGGGGAGATGAAGCTAGAAGCCCACCCGGTCGATCTGGTTGAGGAAGCGGGGGCCGTTGCCGAAGAGCTCCGGCCGCGGGCCGAGGAAAAAGAGGTCCTTCTCCACTTGGAGACAGAAGAGGCATGGGCCGAGGCCGACGAGGGAGGCGTTCAAATCCTGGCGCGAAACCTCCTTTCCAACGCCGTCAAATACACCGAGGAGGGCGGGCGTGTGTGGATCCGGACGTACCGTGAGGGGCGCTCCGTTGCCTTCGAGGTCGAAGACACGGGGATCGGCATGGATCCCGAAACCGCTGAGGGACTCTTTGAGCCGTTTCGGCAGGCCTCAGAAGGATTTTCGCGCGAGTATCAGGGCACCGGCATCGGGCTTGCGGTGACGAAGGAGACCACCATGCAGATGGAGGGCACCATCGATGTGGAGACCGAAAAGGGGGAGGGGACGCGAATTACGGTCTGGCTCCCGAAAGCCCACGATGTCGAGTGA
- a CDS encoding rod shape-determining protein, with protein sequence MFFNLSQDVAIDLGTANTLVYIRGEGIVLNEPSIVVVDSDTNEVQEIGHEALQMHERTHQDIETIWPLRDGVIADFKVAEEMIQGLLRKVKNNWLTSIRSMVVCVPSGITEVEKRAVRDSAEHAGARKVNLVSEPMAAAVGIGLDIQEAVGNMVVDIGGGTTEIAVIALSGIVLDESLRVGGAELDKAIVQYFKRNHNLLIGSRTAERIKCEVGSAIELDTELDLSVKGRDLVSGIPKVRTISSVNVREALHDNLEQISAAVLRTLERTPPELGADVLERGIMMTGGGALLKGIDQMLRDRVELPVYVAEDPLKAVVRGTGEVLENLESYERVLT encoded by the coding sequence ATGTTTTTCAACCTCTCTCAGGACGTCGCCATCGACCTCGGGACGGCGAACACCCTCGTGTACATTCGTGGTGAGGGCATCGTCCTCAACGAGCCGAGCATCGTCGTGGTCGATTCCGATACGAACGAGGTGCAGGAGATCGGCCACGAGGCCCTCCAGATGCACGAGCGTACCCATCAGGACATCGAGACGATCTGGCCGCTGCGGGACGGCGTCATCGCCGACTTCAAGGTTGCCGAGGAGATGATCCAGGGCCTCCTCCGAAAGGTGAAGAACAACTGGCTCACCTCCATCCGGAGCATGGTCGTGTGCGTCCCCAGTGGCATCACGGAGGTTGAAAAGCGCGCCGTGCGGGACTCCGCCGAGCACGCCGGCGCCCGGAAGGTCAACCTCGTGTCTGAACCGATGGCGGCGGCCGTTGGCATTGGGCTCGACATCCAGGAGGCCGTGGGCAACATGGTCGTGGACATCGGCGGCGGAACGACCGAGATCGCGGTAATTGCCCTCTCCGGTATTGTGCTGGACGAATCGCTCCGGGTCGGAGGGGCCGAGCTCGACAAGGCGATCGTGCAGTACTTCAAGCGCAACCACAACCTTCTCATCGGCTCCCGGACTGCCGAGCGCATCAAATGTGAGGTTGGCAGCGCGATCGAGCTCGATACAGAGCTGGACCTGTCCGTGAAGGGACGTGATCTCGTCAGCGGGATCCCCAAGGTGCGCACGATCTCTTCAGTCAATGTGCGCGAGGCCCTCCACGACAACCTCGAACAGATCAGCGCCGCGGTCCTTCGCACGCTCGAGCGCACCCCCCCAGAGCTCGGGGCGGACGTGCTGGAACGCGGCATCATGATGACCGGTGGCGGGGCCCTCCTCAAGGGCATCGACCAGATGCTCCGCGACCGCGTAGAACTTCCCGTGTACGTCGCCGAGGACCCCTTGAAGGCCGTGGTGCGGGGCACCGGCGAGGTGCTGGAGAACCTCGAAAGCTACGAGCGCGTCCTCACCTGA
- the mreC gene encoding rod shape-determining protein MreC: protein MASQNRPADWLLLGAVLLVAATLMLTQNQPLVRSLRAQAMGWTAQVESTFAWMGRYFRVLERNDELRRENIQLSSQVARTRDVRQRNEELRRLLNLTDTTDARLRPARIVTKDIFQKDNFLVLNVGTADGVAEGMPVVHEQGIVGTVVLTNEHYARVMPILNTDFRVPGTVLPLRAEGIVRWDGERLDRLQLDHVVKTEPVETGQRVVTSGHSSIFPPGRRIGTIDSVAAPAGRSELDIFLRPAVPLYKIGHAVVILREPSPAQQALEDPPTR, encoded by the coding sequence ATGGCGTCTCAGAATCGCCCCGCCGATTGGCTTCTTCTGGGCGCCGTTCTTCTGGTGGCGGCGACCCTCATGCTGACTCAGAACCAGCCCCTGGTGCGTTCCCTGCGGGCCCAGGCCATGGGGTGGACCGCCCAGGTCGAGAGCACCTTCGCGTGGATGGGCCGTTATTTCCGCGTCCTCGAACGCAATGACGAGCTGCGGCGTGAAAACATTCAGCTCTCCAGCCAGGTCGCCCGCACCCGCGACGTCCGTCAGCGCAATGAAGAGTTGCGGCGCCTGCTAAACCTCACGGACACGACCGACGCCCGCCTTCGCCCGGCCCGCATCGTCACGAAGGACATTTTCCAGAAGGACAACTTCCTCGTCCTCAATGTCGGCACCGCCGACGGCGTGGCGGAAGGAATGCCGGTCGTTCACGAACAGGGCATTGTCGGCACCGTCGTCCTGACCAACGAGCACTATGCCCGGGTCATGCCCATTCTCAACACGGACTTCCGGGTGCCGGGCACGGTCCTCCCGCTTCGAGCCGAAGGCATTGTCCGCTGGGATGGCGAGCGCCTCGACCGGCTTCAACTCGACCACGTCGTCAAAACCGAGCCCGTAGAGACGGGCCAGCGCGTGGTGACCAGTGGGCACAGCAGCATCTTCCCCCCGGGGCGCCGCATTGGGACCATCGACTCCGTCGCCGCCCCCGCTGGCCGAAGTGAGCTCGACATTTTCCTTCGTCCCGCCGTTCCTCTCTACAAGATCGGCCACGCGGTCGTTATTCTGCGGGAGCCTTCCCCTGCGCAACAGGCACTCGAAGACCCGCCCACGCGGTAG
- the purH gene encoding bifunctional phosphoribosylaminoimidazolecarboxamide formyltransferase/IMP cyclohydrolase: protein MPTDVPSPVRRALLSVYDKTGIADFARRLRALDVELISTGGTAEALRDAGVSVTDVADVTGVPEVLEGRVKTLHPAIHAGILARRSREDDMAALDEHDYAPIDLVVGNLYPFSEAVQDPDADPETVMEYVDIGGPTMLRAAAKNHFDVGVVSAPDQYAAVADELEQNDGHLSAPTRRDLAEAAFAHTSAYDQDIDAHLSRSSGSDADGDTEPPQTYDASLPQAQSLRYGENPHQQGALYGDPSAFYEKLHGRALSYNNLLDTSSALALIDEFRDAGPTCAILKHTNPSGVATADTLEDAWHQAFATDTQSPYGGIVVVNEALDRATAEAIDEIFTEIVIAPEFEPGVLEFLTEQDRRRVVRATQPARGSDRLDVRSVLGGLLVQTRDPVLPPAATAQNDWEAPTARAPSDDERADLDFAWRVAKHVKSNAIVYARDQATLGVGAGQMSRIDASELAVFKAEKSELDLTGSVVASDAFFPFADGLEAAADEGARAAIQPGGSIRDDEVIEAADAHDVAMILTGQRHFRH from the coding sequence ATGCCCACTGACGTCCCTTCGCCCGTTCGCCGCGCCCTCCTCTCCGTTTACGACAAGACCGGCATCGCCGATTTCGCGCGGCGGCTCCGGGCACTCGACGTAGAACTTATTTCAACCGGTGGAACCGCCGAGGCGCTCCGCGACGCCGGCGTTTCGGTTACCGATGTGGCCGACGTGACGGGTGTGCCCGAGGTGCTGGAGGGGCGCGTCAAAACCCTCCACCCGGCCATTCACGCCGGCATCCTCGCCCGCCGCTCACGTGAGGACGACATGGCGGCGCTAGACGAGCACGACTACGCCCCCATCGACCTCGTCGTCGGCAACCTCTATCCCTTCTCCGAAGCGGTTCAGGATCCAGACGCCGACCCGGAGACGGTCATGGAGTACGTCGACATCGGCGGCCCGACGATGCTGCGCGCCGCCGCCAAAAATCACTTTGACGTCGGTGTGGTCTCGGCACCCGACCAGTACGCCGCCGTCGCCGACGAGCTGGAGCAGAACGACGGGCACCTGTCCGCCCCCACGCGTCGGGACCTCGCCGAGGCGGCCTTTGCCCACACCTCCGCCTACGACCAGGACATCGACGCGCACCTGTCGCGTTCCTCCGGATCAGATGCGGACGGCGACACCGAGCCTCCACAGACCTACGACGCCTCGTTGCCGCAGGCCCAATCCCTCCGGTACGGCGAGAATCCACACCAGCAGGGCGCCCTCTACGGCGATCCGTCCGCGTTCTACGAAAAGCTGCACGGCAGAGCCCTTTCCTACAACAACCTGCTCGACACGAGCAGCGCCCTCGCGCTCATCGACGAGTTTCGCGACGCAGGGCCCACCTGTGCCATCCTCAAGCATACCAATCCCAGCGGCGTCGCCACCGCCGACACCCTTGAGGACGCGTGGCACCAGGCCTTCGCCACCGACACCCAGTCTCCCTACGGCGGCATCGTCGTCGTGAACGAGGCCCTCGACCGGGCCACCGCGGAGGCCATCGACGAGATCTTTACCGAAATCGTCATTGCACCCGAGTTTGAGCCCGGCGTGCTCGAGTTTCTCACAGAGCAAGACCGGCGCCGCGTTGTTCGTGCCACGCAGCCTGCTCGAGGCAGCGACCGGCTGGACGTCCGCTCCGTGCTAGGCGGGCTGCTGGTGCAGACGCGCGATCCTGTGCTGCCCCCCGCCGCCACCGCCCAAAACGACTGGGAGGCCCCAACTGCCCGCGCCCCCTCCGACGATGAGCGCGCCGACCTCGACTTTGCCTGGCGCGTCGCCAAGCACGTAAAAAGCAACGCGATCGTCTACGCCCGCGACCAGGCCACCCTCGGCGTCGGGGCCGGGCAGATGAGTCGCATCGACGCCTCCGAACTCGCGGTGTTTAAGGCCGAGAAGTCGGAACTTGACCTGACCGGTTCCGTGGTAGCGTCAGACGCGTTTTTCCCGTTCGCCGATGGCCTAGAGGCCGCCGCAGACGAAGGAGCACGCGCGGCCATCCAGCCCGGCGGATCCATCCGCGACGACGAAGTCATCGAGGCCGCCGACGCCCACGACGTGGCCATGATCCTTACCGGCCAGCGTCACTTTCGGCACTGA
- the purN gene encoding phosphoribosylglycinamide formyltransferase, whose protein sequence is MRLAVFASGEGTNFQAILDAVSGGALPAEVACCISNTPDAGALERAEQHDVPTEVIPPASFENPETFGRALLDSLAAQDVTFVALAGYMQKIPPSVVDAYRGAMTNIHPALLPAFGGQGMYGMHVHHAVLDYGVHWTGATVHLVDEEYDHGPIVLQEPVPVYANDTPEALADRVRKVEHRLYPEALRLFAENRVHQNDRAIEFDDPGHPRRSPTDSE, encoded by the coding sequence ATGCGTCTCGCTGTTTTTGCCTCCGGGGAAGGGACGAACTTTCAGGCCATCCTCGACGCGGTCAGCGGTGGCGCCCTGCCGGCCGAGGTGGCGTGTTGTATCAGCAACACCCCGGACGCCGGAGCGCTTGAACGGGCGGAGCAGCACGACGTCCCAACAGAAGTGATCCCGCCTGCGTCGTTCGAAAATCCTGAGACCTTCGGGCGAGCATTGCTCGACTCCCTGGCCGCACAGGATGTGACCTTCGTCGCACTCGCGGGGTACATGCAAAAGATTCCACCGAGCGTGGTCGACGCGTACCGGGGGGCCATGACGAACATCCACCCGGCCCTCCTCCCCGCCTTCGGTGGCCAGGGCATGTACGGAATGCACGTCCACCACGCTGTGCTCGACTACGGCGTCCACTGGACTGGGGCCACCGTGCACCTCGTGGACGAGGAGTACGACCACGGCCCCATCGTGCTGCAGGAACCAGTCCCCGTCTACGCCAACGACACCCCTGAGGCTCTCGCCGATCGAGTTCGCAAGGTGGAGCATCGCCTCTACCCGGAGGCCCTCCGCCTCTTCGCCGAGAACCGGGTGCACCAGAACGACCGTGCGATCGAATTCGACGATCCCGGCCACCCCCGCCGCTCCCCCACTGACTCGGAATAA